The following proteins are encoded in a genomic region of Paenibacillus sp. FSL H3-0469:
- a CDS encoding GNAT family protein, which translates to MVQDHQLRIRPIAEGDLPRLWELAYKEETPEWKKWDAPYYEHKRITWETYYEKRAEIIGCGNNWVIEVEGAIIGDVSYYWEHKPSYWLEMGIVIYDPAFWGSGYGTRALKLWIGHLFTALPLVRVGYTTWSGNERMMKAGMKLGMTMEGRLRKCRYYNGIFYDSIRMGLLREEWEDTLKE; encoded by the coding sequence ATGGTTCAGGATCACCAATTACGGATACGTCCAATAGCTGAAGGGGATTTGCCCAGGCTATGGGAGCTCGCTTATAAAGAGGAGACCCCGGAATGGAAGAAATGGGATGCGCCTTATTATGAACACAAACGCATTACATGGGAGACGTATTACGAGAAGCGAGCCGAAATTATTGGATGTGGGAACAATTGGGTAATAGAAGTAGAGGGCGCTATTATAGGTGATGTCAGCTACTATTGGGAGCATAAGCCGTCATACTGGCTGGAAATGGGGATTGTCATCTATGATCCTGCCTTTTGGGGCAGCGGTTACGGGACTAGAGCTCTGAAGCTGTGGATCGGTCATTTATTCACTGCCCTTCCGCTAGTCCGTGTCGGCTACACCACCTGGTCCGGGAATGAGCGCATGATGAAGGCAGGAATGAAGCTGGGCATGACCATGGAGGGCAGGCTGAGAAAATGCCGATATTATAACGGAATATTCTATGATTCTATCCGGATGGGGCTGCTTAGAGAGGAGTGGGAGGATACTTTGAAAGAGTAA
- a CDS encoding serine hydrolase — protein MNLSTLSASLAPLNLRSCLIQQQGKLIFEHYRDQRTASELAKINSCTKSILSALICIAMDQGLLPGPSAPLSGFFPQVLRDKDARKPNITLEQLLTMSAGFRWTEFGGANSFPKMTRTPHWVNYVLEQPLADEPGTRMEYNSGISQLLSSILVQATGQSTASYAEQVLFGPLGIRDYDWESDPQGIHTGGFGLKLRPADLLNFGQLYLQQGVWKDSQIISGSWAVRSVQPVMHTEPPRHGGYGWHWWTDALSRSTASGEFSLVDYYYARGYAGQFVYVVPELQLVAVLTQDNKRGKNNPPPDVFRDYIVPLLGSI, from the coding sequence ATGAACCTGTCCACCCTATCAGCCTCGCTTGCGCCGCTGAATCTGCGGAGCTGTCTGATTCAGCAGCAAGGCAAGCTGATCTTCGAACATTATAGAGATCAGCGCACGGCCTCCGAGCTGGCGAAGATCAACTCCTGCACCAAGAGTATCCTCTCCGCGCTGATCTGCATCGCCATGGACCAGGGGCTGCTGCCCGGCCCTTCAGCACCGCTGAGCGGCTTTTTCCCGCAGGTCCTACGCGATAAGGACGCACGGAAGCCAAACATTACGCTTGAGCAGCTGCTGACCATGTCTGCAGGCTTTCGCTGGACGGAGTTCGGCGGGGCTAACTCCTTCCCGAAGATGACCCGCACCCCGCACTGGGTGAATTATGTGCTGGAGCAGCCGCTCGCGGATGAGCCGGGTACCCGGATGGAATATAATTCAGGAATCTCGCAATTGCTGTCTTCGATTCTGGTACAAGCCACAGGACAGAGCACAGCCAGCTATGCCGAACAAGTTCTCTTCGGGCCGCTCGGCATCAGGGACTATGACTGGGAATCCGACCCCCAGGGCATCCATACCGGCGGCTTCGGGCTGAAGCTGCGGCCGGCAGACCTGCTGAATTTCGGACAGCTCTATTTGCAGCAGGGGGTATGGAAGGATTCGCAGATCATCTCCGGCAGTTGGGCTGTACGTTCGGTTCAGCCAGTCATGCACACGGAGCCCCCCCGCCATGGAGGGTATGGCTGGCACTGGTGGACAGATGCCCTGTCCCGCAGCACAGCAAGCGGAGAATTCAGTCTGGTAGACTACTATTACGCCCGCGGATACGCCGGACAATTCGTGTATGTAGTGCCGGAGCTTCAGCTCGTCGCTGTGCTGACCCAGGATAACAAGCGCGGGAAGAATAATCCTCCGCCGGATGTGTTCCGTGACTATATCGTGCCTCTGCTTGGATCTATTTAG
- a CDS encoding endospore germination permease, translating into MSSRQLMMLLTLHYWGSALLGLPSMVIGLSGKDSWAPILLGMLIQLLVIRLFVALYSQMNGDTLGQFLSRVLGNAGGKIMLALYIFCVPFLIFILTLRSLGDFTSNDLFVETPPSAIYVLILFALVYCLYKGIIAVGRSAEITFPVAMALLLLFLLSLLHGTEWTNFLPVFEKGGQPVFQGTVMFLGYPSSEVALSLFLVPFLKDKASYRKALVHSTWITSIALLLLTVLIIAVLGESLPPNMPYVSQFAAKTVTIGGFYERIETIVTIIWFIVIFYRLILTLFIVAYGCADLFGIKQYKELLIPLALASIPLAMNVWDNPSVIAELNEIWYLNVFFFNLLCPLIWYAASKLRSKPK; encoded by the coding sequence ATGAGCTCCCGGCAGTTAATGATGCTGCTGACTCTGCATTATTGGGGAAGTGCCTTACTGGGGCTGCCTTCCATGGTCATCGGATTGTCCGGTAAAGATTCCTGGGCGCCGATCCTGCTGGGCATGCTGATTCAGCTGCTGGTCATCCGGTTATTCGTGGCGCTGTATTCCCAGATGAACGGCGATACCCTGGGGCAATTTCTAAGCCGTGTACTGGGGAATGCGGGCGGTAAAATCATGCTGGCCCTATATATATTCTGTGTGCCTTTTCTCATCTTTATTCTGACGCTCCGCAGCCTCGGCGACTTTACCAGCAACGACCTCTTTGTTGAGACTCCGCCATCAGCGATCTATGTCCTGATCCTGTTCGCCTTGGTCTATTGCCTGTATAAAGGGATTATTGCGGTCGGCCGGTCTGCTGAGATTACTTTCCCGGTTGCAATGGCTCTGCTATTGCTGTTCTTACTGTCCCTGCTGCACGGTACGGAATGGACGAACTTCCTGCCCGTCTTTGAGAAGGGGGGGCAGCCCGTATTTCAGGGCACGGTTATGTTCCTTGGTTATCCGAGCAGCGAAGTAGCCTTAAGCCTGTTCCTGGTTCCCTTCCTCAAGGACAAAGCTTCTTATCGAAAAGCGCTCGTCCACAGCACCTGGATTACCAGTATCGCCCTGCTTCTGCTGACGGTGCTGATTATTGCGGTGCTGGGCGAAAGCCTGCCGCCGAACATGCCTTATGTCAGCCAGTTTGCGGCCAAAACAGTAACGATAGGCGGATTCTATGAGCGGATTGAGACTATCGTCACAATCATCTGGTTCATCGTTATTTTTTACCGGCTGATTCTTACCCTCTTCATCGTTGCCTATGGCTGTGCTGATCTATTCGGAATTAAGCAATACAAGGAACTGCTGATTCCTCTGGCCCTGGCCAGCATTCCCTTGGCGATGAATGTCTGGGATAATCCCTCGGTGATTGCCGAGCTGAATGAAATCTGGTATCTCAATGTATTCTTCTTCAACCTGCTGTGCCCGTTAATATGGTATGCAGCCAGCAAGCTCAGAAGCAAGCCTAAATAG
- a CDS encoding Ger(x)C family spore germination protein, with protein MRRMVILICVLVLISIPLTGCWSRKELSDLAVAIGLGIDRTDKGYRVTVQIVAPSLAAASSGGAGGPPALVVATESATIMEALRKLTTMLPRKVYLSHLSMLLLDESMAREGIRKPLDFLFRDHEVRPDFDVAIVREGTAYDALSIMTPLERLPARDLYDSLNGSQRNWAPTSAVRLLDLMKWFDLDGQEAVLTGLHLVGDLEKGKTKENVDSINSPLKFEYRGIGVMKDDVLLGWLNESDSKAYNYVTGKVKSTVGKVDCPDLDGDFVMEVLDAKTSIKPELRNGEPSATVKVRIEANVGEVECNLDLNSRETLEKMKEMAIARTEALIATGIRDVQSNFGVDIFGFGNKFHQKHPRYWSKWKDQWNEKFSRMDVKVVVEYIIKGRGRIVNPPLKEPDA; from the coding sequence ATGAGAAGGATGGTAATCCTAATCTGTGTGCTGGTTCTGATAAGTATACCGTTAACGGGCTGCTGGAGCCGCAAAGAACTTAGTGATTTGGCGGTCGCCATCGGTCTTGGCATTGACCGTACGGACAAGGGCTACCGGGTAACCGTGCAGATTGTCGCGCCCAGTCTGGCGGCTGCCAGCAGCGGAGGCGCGGGCGGGCCTCCGGCTCTTGTAGTTGCCACGGAGTCGGCAACCATTATGGAAGCTCTGCGCAAATTGACCACCATGCTGCCGCGTAAGGTATATCTATCCCATCTGAGCATGCTGCTGCTGGACGAGAGCATGGCCAGGGAGGGCATCCGCAAGCCGCTGGATTTCCTGTTCAGGGATCACGAGGTCCGGCCGGATTTCGATGTGGCCATCGTACGGGAAGGGACGGCTTACGATGCCTTATCCATCATGACCCCGCTGGAGCGGCTGCCGGCCAGAGATCTATATGATTCACTTAACGGGTCTCAGCGGAACTGGGCACCAACCTCGGCGGTACGTCTGCTTGATCTGATGAAATGGTTCGATCTGGACGGCCAGGAGGCCGTATTGACCGGTCTGCATCTGGTGGGGGATCTGGAGAAGGGAAAGACGAAGGAAAACGTCGATTCCATTAACAGCCCGCTCAAATTTGAGTACCGGGGCATCGGAGTGATGAAGGATGATGTTCTGCTCGGCTGGCTGAATGAATCGGACAGTAAGGCTTACAACTATGTGACCGGCAAGGTTAAATCGACTGTAGGCAAGGTGGATTGTCCGGACCTGGATGGAGATTTTGTGATGGAGGTACTGGATGCCAAGACCTCGATTAAGCCTGAATTGCGAAACGGGGAGCCATCAGCCACTGTCAAGGTGAGAATTGAGGCTAATGTGGGAGAGGTGGAGTGTAACCTTGATTTGAATAGCAGGGAGACGCTTGAGAAGATGAAAGAGATGGCCATTGCACGTACGGAGGCCCTGATTGCCACTGGAATCCGGGATGTGCAGAGTAATTTCGGCGTCGATATCTTTGGGTTCGGAAATAAATTTCATCAGAAGCATCCCCGGTACTGGAGTAAATGGAAGGATCAGTGGAATGAGAAATTCAGCAGGATGGATGTGAAGGTGGTTGTGGAGTACATCATTAAGGGCCGGGGAAGAATCGTAAATCCGCCATTAAAGGAACCGGACGCATGA
- a CDS encoding spore germination protein: MKFHEQQPGHLHNEHPQRLSRESHINTELICRRLGNSSDVSVRSLRLDWGHPQRECVIQLIFLDGMVNNQVLEESFIPAIQSAPPAPEGHSLLDYFSNQILSAGQVQTTETVSGAVKDILSGCVLVLIDGCDKALALAIQGYEKKSIDETKTETVIRGPQEGFTDDLRTNITMIRRKMKDERLRIVTRSVGQVTQTDISILYVEGVADQQVLNRITEMFDQIGLKTVLEGEFIEEYLQSNKYTVFPTVLNTERPDSITAGLAEGRVAIIVDGTPFVMIIPSLFLDFIQSAEDSYQPYLFSSLIRILRLTAVIISIFAPGLYIAITTFHQDLLPTRLLLSIMFQREGVPFPAFVEATLMEITFEIIREAGIRMPRNIGQAVSIVGTLIVGQAAVDAGIVSAGMVIVVAITGISSFVIPAYNMSIPIRLIRFLFMGAAASFGIYGITVGFVILTVHICSLESAGVPYMRPYAPYLKSEQGDGVFRSPYWSGSRNKRTRNGA; the protein is encoded by the coding sequence ATGAAATTTCATGAACAGCAACCCGGTCATCTGCATAATGAGCATCCACAGCGCCTGAGCCGGGAGTCTCACATCAATACGGAGCTGATCTGCCGCAGACTGGGGAACAGCTCGGATGTAAGCGTCCGCTCGCTTCGTCTGGATTGGGGCCATCCACAGCGGGAATGCGTTATTCAATTAATTTTCCTGGACGGAATGGTGAACAATCAGGTCTTGGAGGAGTCGTTCATTCCAGCGATTCAGTCTGCACCGCCTGCCCCGGAAGGGCACAGTCTGCTGGACTATTTCAGCAACCAGATCCTGAGTGCGGGACAGGTTCAAACGACTGAGACCGTGAGCGGAGCGGTCAAGGATATTTTATCCGGCTGTGTCCTGGTGTTGATTGATGGCTGCGATAAGGCGCTTGCGCTTGCGATCCAGGGCTATGAGAAGAAGAGTATTGATGAAACCAAGACGGAAACAGTCATCCGGGGGCCTCAAGAAGGGTTCACCGATGATCTGCGCACTAATATTACAATGATCCGCAGGAAAATGAAGGACGAGCGTCTGAGAATTGTAACCCGCTCGGTGGGGCAGGTGACACAGACGGATATTTCTATCCTCTATGTCGAGGGGGTGGCTGATCAGCAGGTGCTGAACCGGATAACGGAGATGTTCGATCAGATCGGGCTGAAAACTGTCCTGGAAGGCGAATTCATCGAGGAGTATCTGCAGAGCAACAAATACACGGTGTTTCCGACAGTGCTGAACACGGAGCGGCCGGATAGCATCACGGCAGGCCTGGCTGAAGGCAGGGTTGCCATTATAGTGGATGGGACACCCTTTGTCATGATTATTCCCTCCCTGTTCCTGGATTTCATCCAGTCGGCGGAGGATAGCTATCAGCCTTATTTGTTCTCCAGTCTGATTCGGATCTTGCGGCTCACCGCTGTAATTATCAGCATCTTTGCTCCCGGACTATACATTGCCATTACAACCTTCCACCAGGATCTGCTGCCCACCCGGCTGCTGCTAAGTATTATGTTTCAGCGTGAGGGCGTGCCGTTCCCGGCATTTGTTGAAGCCACGCTCATGGAGATCACCTTCGAGATCATACGTGAAGCCGGAATCCGTATGCCCCGCAACATCGGCCAGGCGGTATCCATTGTGGGGACGCTGATTGTCGGACAGGCGGCGGTAGACGCCGGAATTGTATCGGCAGGGATGGTGATCGTGGTGGCGATTACCGGAATTTCAAGCTTTGTTATTCCGGCCTATAATATGTCGATTCCCATCCGGCTCATCCGGTTTCTGTTCATGGGGGCGGCAGCTTCCTTCGGCATATACGGGATTACTGTAGGATTCGTCATTCTGACCGTGCATATCTGCAGCCTGGAGTCTGCTGGCGTTCCTTACATGCGGCCTTATGCACCTTATCTGAAGAGCGAGCAGGGAGATGGTGTCTTCCGTAGTCCTTATTGGTCCGGCTCGCGGAATAAACGCACCAGGAACGGGGCTTAG
- a CDS encoding CPBP family intramembrane glutamic endopeptidase, with amino-acid sequence MKNTAAQGRPIVYSLVWGVVLTLVVSVASAVATIMEFGDMGIRNAQACAYLVMGIIVTVYMKRKDSSLVSFGFRKLEAGPSRAVLFYIPLLIIAVAQPLMNGINVELGAPEVISIVIMTLLVGYTEEAIFRGVIWNALKSKGPLFYIVFSSIVFGVLHMANAFGGNDLIHTLLQVINALLLGCVLALLIETGRNIVPLIAFHFIYDALAMVSNENLEHEVFIVAILNILYLLYGIYLLVVLIRKYKGHSLAR; translated from the coding sequence ATGAAAAACACTGCTGCACAAGGACGTCCTATCGTTTATTCGCTGGTATGGGGAGTGGTCCTGACCCTGGTTGTATCCGTTGCCTCCGCTGTAGCCACGATTATGGAATTTGGCGACATGGGGATACGGAATGCTCAAGCCTGCGCTTACCTGGTTATGGGCATTATTGTAACGGTATATATGAAAAGAAAGGATTCTTCGCTCGTAAGCTTCGGCTTCCGCAAGCTGGAGGCTGGTCCGTCCCGGGCGGTGCTGTTCTATATCCCGCTGCTCATTATTGCGGTGGCCCAGCCGCTGATGAATGGAATCAACGTAGAGCTGGGAGCGCCTGAAGTAATCAGTATCGTCATTATGACACTGCTGGTGGGCTATACTGAGGAAGCCATTTTTAGAGGAGTGATTTGGAATGCTCTGAAATCCAAAGGCCCGCTGTTCTATATTGTGTTCTCGTCTATTGTTTTTGGGGTTCTACATATGGCTAACGCGTTTGGCGGAAATGATCTTATACATACGCTTCTCCAGGTGATCAATGCCCTGCTGCTGGGCTGTGTGCTCGCCTTGCTGATCGAGACCGGCAGGAATATTGTTCCGCTGATCGCGTTCCACTTCATCTACGATGCCCTGGCCATGGTCAGCAATGAGAATCTGGAGCATGAGGTATTTATCGTCGCTATTCTTAATATTCTATATCTTCTATACGGAATTTATCTGTTAGTGGTATTAATCCGCAAATATAAAGGCCATAGTCTCGCCCGGTGA
- a CDS encoding chemotaxis protein CheA, whose product MMMELSAYRDIFIEELNEQLERIDQSLLALEHAPTAELIQTIFRAAHTIKGSASTMGFREMSDLTHEVEYALEWVRAKKPEITGNLIDTLFRALDAMKLLRTQYVRGEGFTDCSAVVAEIKALINKPAELQPVRLPVLNAAELLQAEEAVAAGYTLLALVVTLREDCQMKAARHYILLQRMEEVCGPVIAAALAPPAAPGSDEDARYSQFAVVAASPREIRQVSDQLAGETDVESIVITPFVPAPAAGTDIQTTAEPAPAESSTSATGKGTSHEVQSTVRVSVERLDHLMNLVGELLIEQTSLADLSANGQRNDPAKVLPDIGSISDHMGGIIKELQEGVMKTRMLPMDQLFNRFPRLVRDLAQKLGKDIELQIQGGETELDRMIIEELSDPLIHLIRNSADHGIESPEVRVQQGKAPKGRITLTSFHEENQVVIRLEDDGQGIDAARITASALSKGIITEEQAGYLTAQEAVSLIFEPGFSTASEVSEVSGRGVGMDIVRSQIGRLNGIIDIQTEPGAGTLFTIRLPLTLAIIKGLLVKVSGRVLVVPMYNVAEIVRIAPEEIQVVQGEQAIINHGRIVPLSWLRDKLHYPRTERHSKTIPLVIVRSVDRIAAFAVDEIIGNQEVVIKSLGAYLGTMNHLSGATILGNGRVALILDASYLVSH is encoded by the coding sequence ATGATGATGGAACTGTCGGCTTACCGCGATATATTCATAGAAGAGCTGAACGAGCAATTAGAGCGGATCGACCAGTCCCTGCTTGCGCTGGAGCATGCTCCAACCGCTGAGCTGATTCAGACGATTTTCCGCGCAGCCCATACGATCAAGGGCTCCGCTTCCACTATGGGCTTTCGCGAGATGAGCGATCTCACGCACGAGGTGGAGTATGCGCTGGAGTGGGTGCGTGCGAAGAAGCCGGAAATTACCGGCAATCTGATTGACACACTCTTCCGGGCGCTGGATGCGATGAAGCTGCTGCGCACGCAGTATGTCCGCGGAGAGGGCTTCACAGACTGCTCCGCTGTGGTTGCGGAGATCAAGGCGCTGATTAATAAGCCGGCTGAACTTCAGCCGGTCCGGCTCCCGGTCCTCAATGCAGCGGAGCTGCTTCAGGCGGAAGAGGCTGTCGCAGCGGGCTACACACTGCTGGCTCTGGTAGTTACTTTAAGAGAGGATTGCCAGATGAAGGCGGCCCGGCATTATATCCTCTTGCAGCGTATGGAAGAGGTCTGCGGACCGGTGATTGCTGCTGCCTTAGCGCCCCCGGCGGCGCCTGGATCCGATGAAGACGCCCGCTACAGCCAATTTGCTGTAGTCGCTGCTTCCCCGCGCGAGATCCGGCAGGTGTCGGATCAGTTGGCAGGGGAGACAGATGTCGAGAGCATTGTCATTACACCGTTCGTGCCTGCACCTGCTGCCGGGACTGACATCCAGACTACGGCTGAACCGGCACCAGCTGAATCTTCGACCTCAGCTACGGGCAAAGGTACATCCCACGAGGTACAGTCAACGGTCCGGGTGAGTGTGGAACGGCTGGACCACCTGATGAATCTGGTGGGAGAGCTGCTGATCGAGCAGACCTCTCTGGCCGATCTGAGCGCTAATGGACAACGTAATGATCCCGCCAAGGTCCTGCCGGATATTGGCTCGATCTCGGATCATATGGGCGGGATTATTAAAGAGCTACAGGAAGGGGTCATGAAGACCCGGATGCTGCCGATGGATCAGCTGTTTAACCGTTTTCCGCGGCTGGTCAGGGATTTGGCCCAGAAGCTGGGCAAGGATATTGAGCTGCAGATTCAGGGAGGCGAGACCGAGCTGGACCGGATGATCATTGAAGAGCTAAGTGATCCGCTAATCCACTTGATCCGTAACAGCGCCGATCACGGAATCGAGAGTCCAGAGGTGCGTGTACAGCAGGGCAAGGCTCCGAAGGGCAGAATTACGCTTACTTCTTTTCATGAGGAGAATCAGGTCGTTATTCGTCTGGAGGATGATGGACAAGGCATCGATGCCGCCCGAATTACAGCCTCTGCGCTCAGTAAAGGGATCATTACGGAAGAGCAGGCAGGGTACTTAACCGCGCAGGAAGCCGTTAGCCTGATCTTCGAGCCGGGCTTCTCCACAGCCTCCGAAGTCAGCGAAGTGTCAGGGCGGGGCGTGGGGATGGATATTGTCCGCAGTCAGATTGGACGTCTCAACGGAATCATAGATATTCAGACCGAGCCGGGAGCAGGTACTCTGTTTACGATCCGTCTGCCGCTTACACTGGCTATCATCAAGGGGCTGCTGGTCAAGGTCTCCGGGCGTGTGCTGGTTGTCCCGATGTATAATGTGGCCGAGATTGTACGGATCGCTCCCGAAGAGATTCAGGTCGTTCAAGGGGAGCAGGCGATTATTAACCACGGGCGGATTGTTCCGCTCTCCTGGCTCAGAGACAAGCTGCATTATCCGCGCACAGAGCGCCATTCCAAGACGATTCCGCTCGTGATTGTAAGATCTGTTGACCGGATCGCCGCCTTCGCGGTCGATGAGATCATCGGCAACCAGGAGGTGGTCATTAAATCTCTGGGTGCGTATCTCGGGACGATGAACCATCTCTCCGGAGCAACCATCCTGGGCAACGGGCGGGTCGCTCTGATTCTGGATGCCTCTTATCTGGTCAGCCATTAA